A single genomic interval of Camelina sativa cultivar DH55 chromosome 11, Cs, whole genome shotgun sequence harbors:
- the LOC104722297 gene encoding fructose-bisphosphate aldolase 5, cytosolic-like, translating to MSAFVGKYADELIKTAKYIATPGKGILAADESTGTIGKRFASINVENIESNRQALRELLFTSPGTFPCLSGVILFEETLYQKTSEGKPFVDLLMENGVIPGIKVDKGVVDLAGTNGETTTQGLDSLGTRCQEYYKAGARFAKWRAVLKIGDTEPSELSIQENAKGLARYAIICQENGLVPIVEPEILTDGSHDIKQCAAVTETVLAAVYKALNEHHVLLEGTLLKPNMVTPGSDSPKVTPEVIADYTVTALRRTVPPAVPGIVFLSGGQSEEEATLNLNAMNKLDVLKPWTLTFSFGRALQQSTLKAWAGKTENVAKAQATFLTRCKANSDATLGKYTGGASGDSAASESLYVKGYKY from the exons ATGTCTGCTTTTGTCGGCAAATACGCAG ATGAGCTGATCAAGACGGCCAAGTACATTGCAACACCAGGAAAGGGTATATTGGCGGCAGACGAGAGCACAGGAACCATCGGGAAACGATTCGCCAGTATCAATGTTGAGAACATTGAGTCCAACCGCCAAGCTCTTCGTGAGCTCCTCTTCACTTCCCCTGGAACCTTCCCTTGCCTCTCTGGTGTTATCCTCTTCGAGGAAACTCTCTACCAGAAAACCTCCGAGGGCAAACCCTTCGTCGATCTTCTCATG gAGAATGGTGTTATTCCCGGAATCAAAGTGGACAAGGGTGTGGTTGATCTTGCAGGAACCAACGGCGAGACCACTACTCAGGGTCTAGACTCACTTGGTACACGGTGCCAGGAGTATTACAAGGCAGGAGCCCGATTCGCTAAATGGCGTGCAGTCCTCAAGATTGGGGACACCGAGCCAAGCGAGCTATCAATCCAAGAGAATGCCAAGGGGCTAGCCCGCTATGCCATCATCTGCCAGGAGAACGGACTTGTCCCGATCGTCGAGCCAGAGATTCTGACCGACGGGAGCCACGACATCAAGCAATGTGCGGCTGTAACCGAGACGGTTCTTGCTGCCGTGTACAAGGCCTTGAACGAACACCATGTCCTCCTCGAAGGCACCCTGCTTAAACCTAACATGGTCACTCCCGGCTCCGACAGCCCAAAG GTTACTCCGGAAGTAATTGCGGACTACACAGTGACTGCTCTACGCCGCACAGTCCCACCAGCTGTCCCAGGAATCGTGTTCCTCTCAGGCGGACAGAGCGAAGAGGAAGCAACACTAAATCTGAACGCAATGAACAAGCTCGATGTGTTGAAGCCATGGACGCTCACTTTCTCTTTTGGCCGAGCCCTCCAGCAAAGCACTCTCAAGGCGTGGGCCGGTAAGACCGAGAACGTAGCCAAAGCTCAGGCCACGTTCCTGACCAGGTGCAAGGCTAACTCAGATGCTACCCTCGGGAAATACACAGGCGGGGCTTCCGGTGACTCGGCCGCATCCGAGAGCTTGTATGTGAAAGGATACAAGTACTAG
- the LOC109127514 gene encoding protein transport protein SFT2-like — protein sequence MSSMERLPSTLGFIATMVGTIYVSMVLHSYILSVLFSVLQVLALIYYCISYFPGGSSGMRFLSSALTSSVLRVFGR from the exons ATGTCATCGATGGAG AGGCTTCCTTCAACCCTAGGTTTCATTGCCACCATGGTTGGTACCATATACGTATCGATGGTTCTCCACAGCTACATTCTCTCAGTGCTCTTCTCTGTGTTACAG GTTCTTGCGCTGATTTACTATTGTATATCCTACTTCCCTGGTGGATCATCCGGCATGAGGTTCCTCAGTTCTGCTCTCACCTCATCTGTGCTAAGAGTGTTCGGGAGATGA
- the LOC104722298 gene encoding fructose-bisphosphate aldolase 5, cytosolic-like, whose product MSAFVGKYADELIKTAKYIATPGKGILAADESTETIGKRFASINVENTESNRQAYRQLLFTSPGSYPCLSGVILFEETLYQKTSDGKPFVDVLMENGVIPGIKVDKGLVDLAGTNGETTAQGVDSLGARCQEYYKAGARFAKWRAFFNIGATEPSELSIQDNVKGLARYAIICQENGLVPIVEPEVLTRGSHDIKKCAEVTERVLAAMYKALNDHHVLLEGTLLKPNMVTPGTDSPKVAPEVVAEYTVTALRRTVPPAVPGVVFLSGIQREEQATLNLNAMNKLDVLKPWTLTFSFGGALQQSALKAWAGKTENVAKAQAKFLIRCKANSDATLGKYTGGASGNLAASESLGEIIGYRY is encoded by the exons ATGTCTGCTTTTGTCGGCAAATACGCAG ATGAGCTTATCAAGACTGCCAAGTACATTGCAACACCGGGGAAGGGCATTTTGGCGGCAGATGAGAGCACAGAAACCATCGGGAAACGATTCGCCAGCATCAATGTTGAGAACACTGAGTCCAACCGCCAAGCTTACCGTCAGCTCCTCTTCACTTCCCCTGGCAGTTACCCTTGCCTCTCTGGTGTTATACTATTCGAGGAAACCCTCTATCAGAAAACCTCTGATGGCAAACCCTTCGTGGATGTCCTCATG GAGAACGGTGTTATCCCCGGAATCAAAGTGGACAAGGGTTTGGTTGATCTAGCAGGGACCAACGGCGAGACCACTGCTCAGGGTGTAGACTCGCTTGGTGCACGTTGCCAGGAGTATTACAAGGCAGGAGCCCGATTTGCTAAATGGCGTGCATTCTTCAACATTGGGGCCACCGAGCCAAGCGAGCTCTCGATCCAAGACAACGTCAAGGGGCTAGCCCGCTATGCCATTATCTGCCAGGAGAACGGACTTGTCCCGATCGTCGAGCCAGAAGTGCTGACCCGTGGGAGCCACGACATCAAGAAATGTGCGGAAGTGACTGAGAGGGTTCTTGCTGCCATGTACAAGGCCTTGAACGACCACCATGTCCTCCTCGAGGGCACTCTGCTTAAACCTAACATGGTCACTCCCGGCACCGACAGCCCAAAG GTTGCACCGGAAGTAGTGGCGGAATACACGGTGACTGCTCTGCGCCGTACAGTCCCACCAGCTGTTCCGGGAGTCGTGTTCCTCTCAGGCATACAGCGGGAAGAGCAAGCTACACTAAATCTAAACGCAATGAACAAGCTTGATGTGTTGAAGCCATGGACTCTCACTTTCTCTTTTGGGGGAGCCCTCCAGCAAAGCGCTCTCAAGGCTTGGGCCGGTAAGACCGAGAACGTAGCCAAAGCTCAGGCCAAGTTCCTAATCAGGTGCAAGGCTAACTCGGACGCTACCCTTGGGAAATACACAGGCGGGGCTTCTGGTAACTTGGCAGCCTCTGAGAGCTTGGGTGAGATCATAGGTTACAGGTACTAA
- the LOC104722296 gene encoding probable LRR receptor-like serine/threonine-protein kinase At4g26540, with the protein MPPNICRLSIFFSSLLCFFFLPCFSLDEQGQALLSWKSQLNISGDALSSWNVAATSPCNWVGVKCNRGGEVSEIQVKGMDLQGSPSVTSLLILKSLTSLTLSSLNLTGVIPKEIGDFTELELLDLSDNSLSGDIPVEIFTLKKLKTLSLNTNNLEGPIPTEIGNLTDLVELMLFDNKLSGEIPRSIGELKNLQFFRAGGNKNLRGELPWEIGNCENLVMLGLAETSLSGSLPASIGNLKLVHTIAIYTSLLSGPIPDEIGNCTELQNLYLYQNSISGSIPTTVGGLKKLQSLLLWQNSLIGKIPTELGNCPELWLIDFSENLITGYIPRSFGKLENLQELQLSVNQISGTIPEELMNCTKLTHLEIDNNLITGEIPSLMSNLRSLTMFFAWQNKLTGNIPKSLSQCRELQAIDLSYNTLSGPIPKEIFGLQNLTKLLLLSNDLSGFIPPDVGNCTNLYRLRLNGNRLAGSIPSEIGNLENLNFVDMSENRLVGIIPPAISGCESLEFLDLHSNSLSGSLLGTLPKSLKLIDFSDNALFGPLPPGIGLLTELTKLNLAKNRFSGEIPREISTCQSLQLLNLGENAFSGEIPDELGQIPSLAISLNLSCNEFVGAIPSRFSDLKNLGVLDVSHNRLTGNLIVLTDLQNLVSLNVSFNDFSGDLPDTPFFRKLPLSDLASNKGLYISNAISTRSDPTTRNSSVVKLTILILIVFTAVLILLAVYTLVRARIAGKQLLGEEIDSWEVTLYQKLDFSIDDIVKNLTSANVIGTGSSGVVYRITIPSGESLAVKKMWSKEESGAFNSEIKTLGSIRHRNIVRLLGWCTNRNLKLLFYDYLPNGSLSSRLHGAGKGGSVDWEARYDVVLGVAHALAYLHHDCLPAIIHGDVKAMNVLLGPHLEPYLADFGLARTVSGYPNTGIDLSKPSNRPPLAGSYGYMAPEHASMQLITERSDVYSYGVVLLEVLTGKHPLDPDLPGGAHLVKWVRDHLAEKKDPSRLLDPRLIGRTDLIMHEMIQTLAVAFLCVSNKANERPLMKDVVAMLTEIREVDVGRSETGKIKSEGCGSKEPQQLMSNEKIIISHGSSNCSFAFSDDSV; encoded by the exons atGCCACCAAATATCTGTAgactctccatcttcttctcatccctactctgtttcttcttcctcccctgTTTCTCTCTCGACGAACAAGGTCAAGCTCTCTTGTCATGGAAGTCCCAATTGAACATCTCCGGCGACGCTCTATCCTCCTGGAACGTCGCCGCCACATCTCCTTGCAATTGGGTCGGCGTAAAATGCAACCGTGGAGGAGAAGTTTCGGAGATACAAGTAAAAGGCATGGACTTGCAAGGTTCTCCGTCGGTGACGAGTCTCCTCATCCTCAAGTCTCTTACTTCACTCACTTTATCTTCACTTAACCTCACCGGAGTAATCCCCAAGGAGATCGGAGACTTCACGGAGCTCGAGTTACTCGATTTATCGGATAATTCTCTCTCCGGCGACATCCCTGTGGAAATCTTCACGCTCAAGAAACTCAAGACTCTGTCTCTGAACACAAACAATCTCGAAGGTCCGATTCCGACGGAGATTGGGAATCTGACGGACCTCGTTGAGCTCATGCTTTTCGACAACAAGCTATCCGGAGAGATCCCGAGGAGTATCGGAGAACTCAAGAATCTACAATTCTTTCGTGCCGGTGGGAACAAGAATCTAAGAGGTGAGCTTCCTTGGGAGATAGGCAATTGCGAGAATCTTGTAATGCTTGGTCTCGCCGAGACTAGCCTCTCCGGTAGTCTTCCGGCGTCCATTGGAAACTTGAAACTCGTTCATACAATAGCAATTTATACGTCACTCTTGTCTGGTCCGATCCCGGATGAGATTGGAAACTGTACAGAGCTCCAGAACCTCTACTTGTACCAGAATTCGATCTCTGGATCGATCCCTACGACCGTTGGAGGTCTAAAGAAGCTTCAGAGCCTACTCTTATGGCAGAACAGTCTAATTGGAAAGATCCCAACCGAGCTCGGGAACTGTCCGGAGCTCTGGCTGATCGATTTTTCCGAAAATCTCATCACCGGGTACATCCCAAGAAGCTTTGGGAAACTTGAGAATCTACAAGAGCTTCAGCTGAGCGTAAACCAGATCTCAGGAACAATCCCTGAAGAGCTAATGAATTGCACCAAGCTTACGCATTTAGAGATCGACAATAACCTAATCACCGGAGAGATCCCGTCGTTGATGAGTAACCTAAGAAGCTTAACAATGTTCTTCGCGTGGCAGAACAAGTTAACCGGAAACATCCCAAAAAGTCTCTCACAGTGTCGTGAGCTTCAAGCTATCGATCTCTCTTACAACACTCTCTCTGGTCCCATTCCCAAAGAGATCTTCGGGTTACAAAACCTaacgaagcttcttcttctctccaacgACTTGTCTGGTTTCATACCGCCTGATGTTGGAAACTGTACGAATCTTTACCGGTTGAGACTCAACGGAAACAGACTTGCCGGAAGTATCCCGTCGGAAATAGGGAACTTGGAAAACCTCAACTTTGTTGATATGAGTGAGAACCGTCTCGTCGGGATAATCCCTCCGGCGATCTCTGGTTGCGAAAGCCTAGAGTTTCTTGATCTACACTCAAACAGTCTCTCCGGTTCATTGCTCGGTACGCTTCCTAAAAGCTTGAAGTTGATAGATTTCTCCGATAATGCTCTGTTTGGTCCTCTGCCTCCGGGAATAGGGTTGTTAACAGAGCTTACGAAGCTCAATCTCGCCAAGAATAGATTCTCCGGCGAAATCCCTAGAGAAATCTCCACCTGTCAGAGTCTTCAGCTTCTCAATCTCGGCGAAAATGCATTCTCCGGTGAAATCCCAGACGAATTAGGTCAAATCCCGTCTCTAGCGATCTCTCTTAATCTCAGCTGCAACGAGTTCGTCGGAGCAATCCCGTCGAGATTCTCCGACTTGAAAAACCTCGGAGTGCTCGACGTCTCTCACAACCGACTCACAGGAAACCTAATCGTATTAACGGATTTACAGAACCTCGTCTCTCTCAACGTCTCCTTCAACGATTTCTCCGGCGACTTACCCGACACTCCCTTTTTCCGGAAGCTCCCACTCTCTGATCTCGCTTCAAACAAAGGGCTTTACATCTCTAACGCAATCTCCACCCGATCCGACCCGACGACCCGGAACAGCTCCGTTGTCAAATTAACCATTTTGATCCTCATCGTCTTCACCGCCGTGCTTATTCTCCTGGCGGTTTACACTCTAGTCCGGGCACGAATCGCCGGAAAACAACTCCTCGGCGAAGAGATAGATTCGTGGGAAGTGACCCTCTACCAAAAACTCGATTTTTCAATCGACGACATCGTTAAGAATCTGACGTCGGCGAACGTGATCGGAACCGGAAGCTCCGGTGTGGTTTACCGTATTACGATTCCTTCCGGCGAGTCACTGGCGGTGAAGAAAATGTGGTCGAAGGAAGAGAGCGGTGCGTTTAACTCCGAGATCAAAACTCTGGGATCGATTCGTCACAGAAACATAGTTCGTCTTCTTGGTTGGTGCACAAATCGGAATCTGAAACTCTTGTTCTATGATTATCTCCCTAACGGTAGCCTGAGCTCTCGGCTTCACGGCGCCGGAAAAGGAGGAAGTGTTGATTGGGAGGCTCGATACGACGTCGTTCTTGGTGTGGCCCATGCACTTGCTTATCTCCATCACGATTGTCTCCCCGCAATTATACATGGTGACGTTAAAGCTATGAATGTTTTATTGGGTCCTCACTTGGAACCCTACTTAGCTGATTTCGGTTTAGCTAGAACCGTCTCCGGTTATCCAAATACCGGAATTGATTTATCGAAACCCTCCAACCGGCCTCCGCTGGCTGGCTCCTATGGCTACATGGCTCCGG AACATGCTTCAATGCAACTTATAACCGAGAGGAGCGATGTTTATAGCTACGGAGTGGTATTGTTAGAGGTTTTAACTGGAAAGCATCCGTTAGATCCGGATCTACCAGGTGGTGCACACTTGGTTAAGTGGGTGAGAGATCACTTGGCTGAGAAAAAAGATCCTAGCAGGCTTCTTGACCCGAGACTCATTGGACGGACTGACCTGATAATGCATGAGATGATTCAAACTCTTGCGGTCGCGTTCTTGTGTGTGAGCAACAAGGCGAACGAACGGCCTTTGATGAAAGATGTTGTGGCAATGCTCACGGAGATAAGGGAGGTTGATGTTGGGCGATCAGAGACCGGTAAGATCAAAAGTGAAGGTTGCGGAAGCAAAGAGCCTCAACAATTGATGTCAAatgagaaaattattatttctcaCGGTTCATCTAACTGTTCATTTGCGTTTTCGGATGACTccgtttga
- the LOC104722299 gene encoding uridine kinase-like protein 4 isoform X2, which produces MGSKNVVDMIETASKVHYSGFHVNGHMNGLEPVSVKDTTSASDDIQRQPFVIGVAGGAASGKTTVCDMIIQQLHDQRVVLINLDSFYHNLTEEELAKVHEYNFDHPDAFDTEHLLSCMEKLRQGQAVDIPKYDFKTYRSSVFRRVNPTDVIILEGILLFHDPRVRKLMNMKIFVCTDADVRLARRIKRDTVQNGRDIGTVLDQYSKFVKPAFDDFILPTKKYADIIIPRGGDNHVAIDLIVQHICTKLGQHDLCKIYPNLYVIHSTFQIRGMHTLIRDSQTTKHDFVFYADRLIRLVVEHGLGHLPFTEMQVITPTGCVYSGVDFCKRLCGVSVIRSGESMENALRACCKGIKIGKILIHREGDNGQQLVYEKLPNDISERHVLLLDPILGTGNSAVQAIKLLISKGVPEGNIIFLNLISAPQGVHVVCQKFPRIKIVTSEIENGLNEEFRVIPGMGEFGDRYFGTDDD; this is translated from the exons ATGGGTTCAAAGAATGTTGTTGACATGATAGAAACCGCCTCCAAGGTTCATTATTCTGGTTTCCACGTGAATGGGCACATGAATGGGTTGGAACCTGTATCAGTTAAGGATACCACTTCTGCATCAGATGATATCCAAAGACAGCCTTTTGTTATAG GTGTTGCTGGAGGCGCAGCATCGGGTAAGACTACTGTTTGTGATATGATCATCCAGCAGCTGCATGATCAGCGTGTTGTACTTATTAACCtg GACTCGTTCTATCATAATCTGACTGAAGAAGAACTTGCTAAAGTTCATGAATATAACTTTGACCATCCAG ACGCATTTGACACAGAGCATTTATTGTCTTGTATGGAGAAATTGAGGCAAGGCCAAGCTGTAGATATTCCAAAATATGATTTCAAAACTTACAGGAGCAGTGTTTTCAGAAGG GTAAATCCTACGGATGTAATCATCCTTGAAGGGATACTTTTATTCCATGATCCACGTGTCAGAAAGTTGATGAACATGAAGATTTTTGTATGCACAG ATGCTGACGTTCGTTTGGCAAGAAGGATAAAAAGAGATACTGTTCAGAATGGTAGGGATATCGGCACAGTACTTGACCAG TATTCAAAGTTTGTGAAGCCTGCTTTTGATGACTTCATTCTTCCGACGAAGAAATATGCAGATATTATAATCCCCCGTGGTGGGGATAATCACGTAGCTATTGACTTAATTGTGCAACATATTTGCACTAAGCTGGGTCAACATGATCTCTGTAAAATATATCCTAATCTCTATGTTATACACTCGACATTTCAG ATAAGAGGGATGCATACCCTTATACGAGATTCTCAGACAACCAAACATGATTTTGTCTTCTATGCTGATCGATTGATTCGGCTG GTTGTAGAACATGGTCTTGGACATCTGCCTTTTACTGAAATGCAAGTTATTACTCCTACCG GATGTGTGTATTCTGGTGTGGATTTCTGTAAACGGTTATGTGGTGTATCTGTGATTAGGAG TGGTGAGAGCATGGAGAATGCGTTGCGAGCATGTTGCAAAGGTATCAAGATTGGAAAGATCCTAATTCACAGAGAAGGCGACAATGGTCAACAG CTTGTCTATGAGAAATTGCCAAACGATATCTCGGAGAGACACGTCCTATTGTTGGATCCTATTCTCGGTACAG GAAACTCAGCGGTTCAAGCTATCAAGCTCCTTATCAGCAAGGGTGTACCCGAGGGAAACATCATATTTCTAAACCTTATCTCA GCACCTCAAGGTGTTCATGTGGTCTGCCAAAAATTTCCAAGAATAAAGATAGTGACATCAGAAATCGAAAATGGGTTAAATGAAGAGTTTCGTGTTATTCCTGGTATGGGCGAGTTTGGGGACAGATATTTTGGCACAGACGATGACTAG